The nucleotide sequence GGATGGACGTTAGATGTGAAGATGGAAAGATCAGAAGATGCAGAATTCCAGGAAGGCTTAAGAGGAGAATGTGGATTAAGGTTGGAGACTTAGTGATAGTTCAGCCTTGGCCTGTTCAAACTGACAAAAGGGGAGATATTGTATATAGGTATACAAAAACTCAAGTTGATTGGCTCATAAGAAAAGGAAAGATAAGTCAGGAATTCTTAACTGGCGGATTAATGTTGTGATGTTCTATGGACAGGTTAGATAGAGAGATTGCAGAAATACTCGGATTAGATGAGCGTAGAGAAAAAGACAGCGAACTGTTCAAAGTTTTCAGTGAAGTCTTTGATAAAACGACTGTTGAGACTTTAAGCTATTTCCACAGAAGGGGCAAAATAGAGCAACTTTTAGGAGTGATTTCAACAGGTAAAGAGGCAAATGTTTTTGCTGGAGTGGATAGCAGGGGCAATAAAATAGCAGTTAAAATTTACCGCACCTACACAACAGAGTTCAGAAGAATCTGGGAGTATTTGGCTGCAGATCCAAGAATTGGCTACCTTCCAAAAGACATTAGAAAGCTTGTCTTTGTCTGGACACGGAGGGAATTTAAAAATCTGCAGAGAGCTATGAAATATGCAGTTAGGGCACCAGAACCGATTGCTTTTCGCAATAATATCCTGATAATGGAGTTCATTGGGGATGAAAATCCAGCACCTCGTTTGAAGGATGTGGAAAAGGTGTTAGAAAAAAGGGACTTTGAAGAGCTTTATGAGTTTTCAATGAATGCAATAGAGAGACTCTGGAAGAGAGGAGATATGGTTCACGGAGATTTAAGTGAGTACAACATCTTGATTTGGGAGAAGCCTGTAATAATTGACTGGTCTCAGGCAACTGTAAAGAGGAATAGAATGAGTTTAACTTTACTATATCGTGATTTGAGGAATATCATCAATTACTTCGGTAGAAAAGGGGTTGCCGTTGATGATCTTGAGGAGAAGTTCAAAGAGCTAACAGGTGATTAATATGGAGGAAGAGTTTGACAAGCTACTCAAGAAGTATGAGTATGTTGATAAAGAGGGTGAGAAGGAAAGTGAATTTGGAGAGAACATAGATTATGAGGCCTTTGGTGAGCAAGAAGAATTCGTGAGGATTCCAAAGGAGAGAATTGGGGTTCTCATTGGAAAGAAAGGCTCAACCAAGAAGAAAATTGAAGAGATTACAAAGACCAGAATAGAGGTGGACAGTGAAACTGGTGAAGTGTTCATAAGCTCAACTGAAAAAACAGATGACCCATTAGCAGTTTGGAAAGCAAGGGATGTCGTAATGGCTATTGGTAGGGGATTTTCTCCAGAGAGAGCTTTCCGTCTGTTCAACGAAGGTGAAGTTCTTGAGATAATCAACTTAAGCGATATAATCATTGGAAACGAAAAGAATGCCTTGCCGAGAATTAGAGGTAGAATAATCGGTAGGAAAGGAAGAACAAGAGAGATTATTGAGGAAATGAGCGGTGCAAGCGTTAGTGTTTACGGCAAAACAGTCGCTATCATCGGGAACCCTATTCAAGTTGAGATTGCCAAGACTGCCATAGAGAAATTGGCCAAGGGTTCCCCACATGGGACTGTGTATAAGTACCTCGAAAGGAGAAAGAAGGATTTAGAGCTTGAAGGAGGCGTTTATTATGGCAAAGGCTAAAGAACTCTTTAAAGAATTTAAAATTCAGAGCGTCAGCGAATTCTTCAGAAGAAACGCCGCAATGTTAGGTTACACCGGGAAAATTCGCTCACTTACAACAGTGGTTCATGAGGCTGTCACGAATTCTTTAGATGCATGTGAAGAGGCTGGAATTTTACCCTATGTGAGGGTTGAGATAGAGGAGCTTGGTAGGGAGCATTACAAAATAATCGTTGAAGACAACGGTCCGGGAATCCCAGAGAAGTTCATAACTCACGTTTTCGGAAAGATGCTTGCCGGTACAAAGGCTCACAGAAATATACAGAGCAGAGGTCAACAGGGTATTGGTATCAGCGGTGCAGTCATGTTTGCCCAAATTACAAGCGGAAAGGCAACGCGCGTAATAACTTCAACTGGTGGGGATGAGATAATTGAGGCATGGGTTAAGATTGATGTTGAAAAGAATGAGGGTAAAATTGTCAAGAAGCTTAAGCACCCAAATCCAACGGGCTGGAGAGGAACAAGGATAGAGCTAGAGGTTAAAAACGTCAAATATGTCCGCTCAAAGCAGGGTGTTTTCTGGTATCTCAAGCTCACAGCTATTGCCAACCCCCACGCTCATATTGAGTTAATTGAACCAGATGGAAAACTTATTGTCTTTCCACGCTCAAGTGAAGAAATCCCAAAGCCTCCGGTTGAGATGAAACCACATCCAAAGGGTGTTATGACAGATGACATCTATAGAATGGCAAAGAAGACGAGGAAGAACACAGTAAAGAGATTTTTGATTTCCGAGTTCTCAAGAATCAGCGACAAGAAAATAGATGAGCTCATCAAATACATAGCCGCAATTAGGCTCATTAACCGCGAGGAGGATAAGAGAATAAAAGACCAGCTCTTTGAGAGATTAGCTAAAGGAGAAGTGGATTTAATTTTGAAAAGCTATGGAAGAAGGGCAAAGAAGGTTCTTAAAGAGGTTCAAAAGCTCATGGAAAAACCTCCAGAAAAACTTAGCTGGCATGAAGCTGAGGAGATAGTTGAGGCGTTTAAGTACATGAAGTTCTTAGCACCTCCAACCCATGGATTAAGACCAATTGGGGAGGAAAATATCGTTAAAGGTCTCACCGGAATTCTCAAACCAGAGTTTGTTACCGCAGTTACGAGATCACCTAAAGTTTACAGAGGTGGAATTCCATTCCAAGTTGAGGTTGGTTTGGCTTACGGCGGTGAGCTCGAAAGCACGTTTAATCTCCTAAGATATGCCAACAGAGTTCCTTTATTATTTGATGCAGGTGCATGTGTAACAACAATGGCTGCCCGTAGCATAGATTGGAAGCGCTACAAAGTTGAGGACTTAGACAGAGCTCCCTTAACACTTCTGATCAACGTCATCAGCGTCCACGTTCCTTACACCTCAACAGGAAAGCAGAGCATAGCCAATGAAGACGAGATTTATGAAGAGATAAGGCTAGCCATAATGGAAGCAGCGAGAAGATTGCAGACGTATTTAAGCGGTAAGCATAGGAGATTATATCAAGTCAAGAGGAAGAAAACGCTTCAAAAATATGTTCCAGAAATAGCGAGAGCTTTGAGTATCTTAACAGGCGAGCCTGAGGAGAAGATTAAGGAATACTTCCTTAGATTGATTGAGAAGAAGTTTGAAAATGTTGAGGAAACATTAGAACAAGCAGTGGAGGTTGAAGCAGATGCTGAAGCGTGAAAGGCCAAAGGAGCGTTTTGGCTACGATCCACAGAAGGTTCTCCGCAAATTGGAAGAGCTTGGAAGAGAAATCCTCAAAGAAGTTAGACAGGGAAAGAATCCCTACTTTGACATACCGACTAGAGGATTAAACAACGTTTACTTTGATGAGGTCAAGAGAGTCATTAGGATGGGAGATAAGCTCTCAAGGAGATACTTTCTCAACGTTGCTCATGCAAGAAAGTTCATGCAGACATTGCTCATAGCAGCTTATGTAAAGAGATTGGTGAGTGAAGGAAAACACGCGAGCTTGAGAGAAGCCTACTATGCCAACAAACACACAATTCCTGGAACCAAGGAGAACACATTTGAAGACCAGAGCGAAAGCGACCCAATCATCGAGGATCTGGAAAGAATGCTTGGCGTCTTAAGAGAAGAAATGCACCTAACTGCTGACAGAAGAGGGTACGTTTATGGGGATATAACAATCAGAGATGGCGAAGATGAGTTCAACACTTCAAAGCTCGGTATGGGTGGTTGGGCTGTCCCAGGAACTGTTGAGCACATCCAGTTCGTTGATATAAACGTTGACTACGCATTGGTTGTGGAGACAGCAGCTATGGCTGACCGTTTAATTGAAGAAAAGTTTCCGAAGAAGGAAAGGGCTTTAATCATAGCAACTCAGGGACAGGCTTCAAGAGGTGTGAGAAGATTAATTCACCGTCTGCACTATGAAGAGGGCTTGCCCATAATAGTTTTCACAGACGGTGACCCATATGGTTGGTATATTTACTCAACAATAAAGCAAGGTTCTATTAACCTTGCTTACCTCAGCGAGAAGCTTGCGACACCTGAGGCAAAGTTCGTTGGAATGACCATGGACGACATCAAAAAATACGGTCTGGAGAATGTCACTGAAAAGCTCAAGGGAATTCCGCCAAACAAGAAGGGTGGTCCAACAGGAGACTACAAAAGAATTATCGAGGAGATGAACTATCCATGGTTCAAGAACAAGGAGTGGCAGAGACAGCTGAAGCTGGCCTTGGAGTGGGGTGTCAGAATTGAGCAACAGGCTTTAGCAAATAAGAGCCTAGAGTTCGTTGCTAAGAAATATCTGCCTGAAAAAATTGCAAACGAGGAGTTGCTGCCATGACGACCACCGAAGAGCTGGTCGCTCAGGTAAATAAAATTTTAGACGACATTGGAATTGATATGGCTGGGTTATTTGAGAGTTTTGACATTCTCTCTCTTGTTTTTCATTTAAACAGGAATATAGAGATTTTGAGAGATTTTGAAGAAGAACTATCAAGAAGGGTTGGAGAAACTGTACCTTCAGTTAGAGGCTTGGACAAGAAGGAAAAGGATCCCCACATAAGGTGGCTGTATAAAAAGAAGCACAACAGAATTTTAGCTCTTGAGAGATTAAGAAGCGCAATAGTAGCTCATAAAATGGCCTTGGCCCTAATTTCAGCAAACTATTCGTTCTATATTGGAAACAAGGAGATAGATGTAAAAACTATTAAAAAGCATGAAGAGCTCAGGAGGATAAGGGTTGTTAAAAAGCCTGTCATCCTCGGAAGGCTTGAAATTCTACCTCATTTAGCATATTCTGGCGATGTACTGAAGCTTCTTGGCCAAGAAAGTGTTGAAGCTAGAGAGGCATTTAAGCTCATAAAGGCAAAGCTTAGGGAAAAAGGTGTTGTTAGGAAGAAGAGCTTTAGAATCGAAGTTGAGTATTGGGAAAGCGGAAGGCTAAAGAAGACGAGGCTTGACATTCCTACGGATGCAGATATAGAGAGCGAGCTCAGAAAAAGATTCGGAAAGCGCTTCCGCTGGAGAGTCTTGAGCTATGTGAAAACAAAGGGAGTTCTTATAAATAACCACTATACCGTCGATAACTTAGCTTTAGCCTATGCAACATTCGATCCGGAGAGAGGTCCGGAACTCCTTGGACTTGACTTATTTAGATATTATTTCTTGACCTCTGAAAAGGAAAGGGAAAGTCTTGGACTTTATCCGGATATCAAGCTTTGCATTGACTGTCACTATTCAATTTTTGATTTGCCCTTTATGAAAGAGAAGTGGTTTAGAACGGGCTTTGGAAGTATGATGATTATTCAAAAGTGTGAAATTGAGAAAATGCTCAGCGGAAAGAGAAGCGAGATTTCAAACATACCTAACTACCTTCTTGGTGGAGCAATCCTATACGGTGTCAGCCCATTTAATGAGGAGAAAGTTGCAGAGCTGCTTGGGCTGGATTTGGATAAGCTTACCGAGGCAATCAGAAAGCTTGTTTTATCTGGTCTTCACACATCTCTGTTTACGAATGTTGAAAAGTTTGAGAAGTTTATGCCAAAGAGCGATAAAGCAAAGAGATTTTTGGAGCTCCTTCAGGGGTGAGAAATGTGAGAGTTGAAGTAAAAGCGAGAAATAACGAGGAGCTTTTGAGAAAAATAGATGAGATGCTTAACGAAAATGTTAGAGAGGTTTACATTAACCTTAGACCAACAAAAGAAATACTCGTGAGAATTCTGGAAAATGCCCCAAATGTAAGGGTCATCGGCTGTCCACCGAGCTTGTATCCAAAAGTCTCAAAGAGAGTTGTAAACGCTCTCAGGCAGATGGGTATTGACATTGTCCCTATGAAAAAATCGAGAGGAAGGCCAAGAAAATATGATGAAACTGTTCTTCTCCAAATAAGAGAGCTTATGAAAAAAGGAAAAACTCCAAAGGAAATCAGCAGAGAATTAGGAATTCCCCTAAGAACTTTGTACTATATGATTAACGGAAAATAACAGAAAATTTTTAGGTTCCAAAATCTAAGCATACATCGGTGTGTTTGTAACATGGAGCCTCACTTGGAGGATAACAGGAGTTATAAGAGAAACCTCAAACATACAAAGACAGTTGATACTATAAAACATGCCATTGTCTTTTTACTCATGCTTTTTCTGTTCTCAATGCTTTTTAGATATGCGATTAAATCCGAAGCCTCCTCCTTTAATATTGAGTGGCTATATCTGATATGGGGATTCTTTTTCTTCATAGCCATGGCTATTGCGTTGAGATTTCTCTTTGAAACCGGCATTTCAGGTGAAAGACTTCCAAGGAAGAGAAGCAAGTGGAGAAATGTCGCTGAGTTTATTACATTGTTTGCACTTGTTGTTGCCGTTTACCTCATCCTCACAGCTAAACCTCGCTATTTACCTCGCGGGGAGGCTCCTCTTATAAGGTACCCAAAATGGATTATGGGCTTTGGGCTTAATCAGACTGTTATGGTTTACTACAAACCTCTCCCCTTGTATATGTATGTAATCCCTCTCCTTATTGCTGCCTCTATTGTTTTAACCGCAGTTAAAAGACGGAGAAAGCACACCGTAATTATGGGCGAACTTCACAGATTTAACCCACAAATGACATTTGACACGATTGAAGGAACGCCAGAGGAGAGGATAATAAAGATGTACAAGAACGTTGTCGCGGGGCTTATTTTGAAGGGCTATCCCTATCAAAAGAGCTGGACTCATTGGGAGCATGAAGAAAAGCTGAAAAATATTTTTGAGGATTTAGATGACCTGCACACATTAACAAGGATATTTGAAAAAGCAAAATATGCCAAAAAGCTTAGCGATGAAGATATAGAAGTCGCAAGAAAAAGTTATGACAACCTAATGAAATTCTTGAGATAGAGTTAAAAAGTCCAGCTGTTTAGCCTAACCTAACGGTGATAAAAATGAGTGAGATTTTTGAAACTCAAGAGGAAGTTCCGGAGATTAGAGAGAAGCTTCATAGGGTTGGTATAACTAATCTCAGAACTGTGGCAAAGATTAACTGGAAAGGCAAACTTTACACGTTTATCCCAACATTCGAAATTACCATCGACGTTCCAGAAGAGAAAAAAGGAATACACATGAGCCGTCTTGTAGAGAGCATAACAGAAACAATGAGTGAAGCAATAGAAGAGGAGGTCAGCAAAGTTCATTCATCGCTTGAAGATCTCGAACTTGCTATAATTAAACGCTTAGAGAAAAAACATCCACACAAGAGAGCTGAAATATGGATAAAAACTCATCTAATTCTAGAAAAAGAAACTCCTGCAAGCAGACGGAAGAGCCTAGAAACCTATGATGTGGAGGTTGGAGTAATAAAGGATGAAACAAAAGGAAAACTCGAAAAAGTACTTAGGGTTACAGTCATAGGAAACACAGCATGCCCACATGCAATGGCAAACAATCAAGGAAAAACACACATCCAGAGGGCGATAGCAACTCTTGAAATAAAGACGAACTTTGATGAAGAAATAGCCCTTGAGGATATGATCGAAGTCGTTGAAAGCTCTTTTAGTTCTCCAACATATACACTTCTGAAGACTGTTGACGAAAATGCTGTTGTTCAGAAAATGTACCAGAATCCAAGATTTGTTGAAGACGTTGCTAGAGAGATAATATTCAAAGCAAAGCAACGTTTCAAAGGCAAAATTCACGTGAAGGTTATCAGCCTAGAGAGCATCCACAAGCATGATGTAATAGCTGAGACTTGGTATATACCGTAAACAAGCTTTTCAAAAAATGTCAGATGTTGGTGAATTGTTATGATAATTGTCTATGAAAAAGAAATAAATACAGAGAACATCGTTGTCTCTCCCAGACCTATCTGGAAGTGTAGAACTTGCCCAGTTTATGGTAAAAGTCCCTCATGTCCTCCTTATGTTCCTTCTTGGAAAGAAGCTAAAGAATGGGTTAAACACTTCAAGAGAGCTCTTTTAATTAAGTTTCAAATCAATTATGAGAACTTTGAAGAAGAAAAGAGAAAAGTACTCCTCTATCTGCTCAAGAAGGAAGAAGAATTCTTTAAGTCAGGTTATCCCTATGCCTTTACGCTCTTTCCTGGTAATTGCAACCTCTGTAACGAATGCGAGTTCGAAAAGAGTGGCAAGTGCTTGATGCCAACAAAAGTCAGACCTTCCCTTGACGCCATAGGAATAGAGCTATCCAAGATTGTTGACTTAGACTTCAGCGAAAGTGTTTTGTATGGATTGATATTAGTAGATTAAGATAAAAATGAAAGCCTACATAACAATGCTGGGTCGTTCTACATGGGCTATGATAAACGCATATTATGCCGTTGTAATGGAAAAGAAGTACAAACCTGACGAGATTTACATATTCCTCGAGGATATATATCAAGACAAACTCCCCAAAGCCGTTAGAGCGTTTGAAATAATTTCCAACGCATTTGGATTTTCTCCCAAGATTGAATGGAGGATAATAAAAGAAGCAAATTTTAGGGAAGCACGGGGAGAGGTCGAGAAGCTCCTTAGGGAGCTCAAGAATAAAGGTGCTGAGATTGCCATAGATATAACCTCAGGAAGAAAAGCTTTAGTAGCTGGAGCACTTGTCCAAGGAGTTCCACTAAAAGTTAATCACGTCTTTTACTTAGCATTAGCCGATAAAGACATACAGTTTGCAAACAGACCATATATGATGATCCCACTTCATGCACAAAAGCTTGAGGACTTCATGGAGGAGTGATCATGGAGCTGGTCATAGACAAGCCAGAACTTCAAATTCTACTTAACCTCCTCCCTGACGACACACTTGTCTCTTATCCGCTTTATGGCAATTTTTCTCTCTTGAAATTTAGAAGAAAAGGTTATGGCTATGAAATTGAAGCCTTAGCAAATCCAGAAGCTTTTTCTGAAATTTTATCAGAAAAAAGAGATTCTCTTCATGATCTGCCAAATTACAGAGATTTCCACGAGTGTGTCTTAGCTTCGGGTATAATAAAATATGCGAACCTTGACGAGTTTAAGAAACATCTTGAGAGTTATGAGCTTTTAAGCAAGAGAGTGATTTTTGCTCCAGATACAAACATTTTTTACCACCGCTTTATTTCCACATATCCTCCCCTTAGAAGGTATGAGCTTGCGGTAGTTGATGTAGTCATATGGGAAATTGAGCAGTCCATGAACTATAAATATCATTCAAGGCATATAAGTGCTTTAAAACGTATTCTTTACAATTCCCCTCTTCTAGACGAATTTTACAATAGAAGAATGAAAAAATCAAGAAAGGCGGCATACATAGCCCTTAAGGAGTTTAAAGCCCTGAAAGACAGAATAATAGAAGTCAGAAGAGTTCATGAAAACACAGGTACAAATGACGAACTTATTGTTAAATCCCTCAAACGGTTTGACAAAGAAACTCCTTCTCTCGTTATTCTCTTAACAGCAGACGTTGCAATGACAGATATAGCGGAGCTTGAAGGGCTTGAGTATTTCCTCTTTGAGTATCCTCATGAAGAGCTCTCAATTCACTATGCAACTCCTTACCAGATGAGAACTCTGCTCTTTAATTTAGCTGCAGTTTTTGGAGTTATACAAGTTGGAGACGCTCTGATATTTGGAGAATTTGGAGGAAAAGTTAAGCTTAATGAACTTAAATTAAAATTCCTACATAATTCAATTTACCATGAGTTCACATTCCATTTAAAGCTCAGTAGAAAGCTTAGAGAGCTAAAAATAGAGAAATAATCAGCGGAGCATTCCTTCTAAGTTTTCTACGTAGCTTATGCTCCTTCTTATGTCAGCGAAGTATTCTTCGGCTTTCATGATGTGTTCTTTCTCCACTCTCTTGCTATTTGCTAATATGCTCGCTGGAGCTAAAAGCTGTACCGCATATCTTAAGCTTGTCTTCTCTCCAAGTTCTGCAAGGTATTCAACTGCTTCGTCGCTTATTTCAATTCCTTCTTCTCTAGCTCTGATCTTTACAATCTCTCTTATTTCTTCCTTCTTATATGGTTCTGTGTTGATGATGAGCAATCTATCAAGCATATCAATTGGGATTCCGTGAGGTGATTCAATGTCAGTTCCTCTAATCTTTGTTCTTCCTCTGTTGGTTGCAAGAATCAGAATTGGTGCTAGTTCACTTTCCATAGCTCTTGCAAGGAATGAAAATGCCTCAATGTCAAGCATATGACACTCATCAATGAACAGAACTCCTGGCACTAATACTGCCTTACCCTCTTCTACCCACTGTTTAACTGTTTCATCAACTCTCTCCCTAACTTCATCTGTAATCTCTAGTCCTCCTCCGAAGAAGAGGCTGAATATTCCACCTGCTCTTGCAT is from Thermococcus paralvinellae and encodes:
- a CDS encoding DUF4129 domain-containing protein; translation: MEPHLEDNRSYKRNLKHTKTVDTIKHAIVFLLMLFLFSMLFRYAIKSEASSFNIEWLYLIWGFFFFIAMAIALRFLFETGISGERLPRKRSKWRNVAEFITLFALVVAVYLILTAKPRYLPRGEAPLIRYPKWIMGFGLNQTVMVYYKPLPLYMYVIPLLIAASIVLTAVKRRRKHTVIMGELHRFNPQMTFDTIEGTPEERIIKMYKNVVAGLILKGYPYQKSWTHWEHEEKLKNIFEDLDDLHTLTRIFEKAKYAKKLSDEDIEVARKSYDNLMKFLR
- the top6B gene encoding DNA topoisomerase VI subunit B — protein: MAKAKELFKEFKIQSVSEFFRRNAAMLGYTGKIRSLTTVVHEAVTNSLDACEEAGILPYVRVEIEELGREHYKIIVEDNGPGIPEKFITHVFGKMLAGTKAHRNIQSRGQQGIGISGAVMFAQITSGKATRVITSTGGDEIIEAWVKIDVEKNEGKIVKKLKHPNPTGWRGTRIELEVKNVKYVRSKQGVFWYLKLTAIANPHAHIELIEPDGKLIVFPRSSEEIPKPPVEMKPHPKGVMTDDIYRMAKKTRKNTVKRFLISEFSRISDKKIDELIKYIAAIRLINREEDKRIKDQLFERLAKGEVDLILKSYGRRAKKVLKEVQKLMEKPPEKLSWHEAEEIVEAFKYMKFLAPPTHGLRPIGEENIVKGLTGILKPEFVTAVTRSPKVYRGGIPFQVEVGLAYGGELESTFNLLRYANRVPLLFDAGACVTTMAARSIDWKRYKVEDLDRAPLTLLINVISVHVPYTSTGKQSIANEDEIYEEIRLAIMEAARRLQTYLSGKHRRLYQVKRKKTLQKYVPEIARALSILTGEPEEKIKEYFLRLIEKKFENVEETLEQAVEVEADAEA
- a CDS encoding serine protein kinase RIO codes for the protein MDRLDREIAEILGLDERREKDSELFKVFSEVFDKTTVETLSYFHRRGKIEQLLGVISTGKEANVFAGVDSRGNKIAVKIYRTYTTEFRRIWEYLAADPRIGYLPKDIRKLVFVWTRREFKNLQRAMKYAVRAPEPIAFRNNILIMEFIGDENPAPRLKDVEKVLEKRDFEELYEFSMNAIERLWKRGDMVHGDLSEYNILIWEKPVIIDWSQATVKRNRMSLTLLYRDLRNIINYFGRKGVAVDDLEEKFKELTGD
- the eif1A gene encoding translation initiation factor eIF-1A — translated: MAKPKRDNRKVEGDEVIRVPLPEGNQLFGVVEQALGAGWMDVRCEDGKIRRCRIPGRLKRRMWIKVGDLVIVQPWPVQTDKRGDIVYRYTKTQVDWLIRKGKISQEFLTGGLML
- a CDS encoding DUF2284 domain-containing protein gives rise to the protein MIIVYEKEINTENIVVSPRPIWKCRTCPVYGKSPSCPPYVPSWKEAKEWVKHFKRALLIKFQINYENFEEEKRKVLLYLLKKEEEFFKSGYPYAFTLFPGNCNLCNECEFEKSGKCLMPTKVRPSLDAIGIELSKIVDLDFSESVLYGLILVD
- a CDS encoding GTP cyclohydrolase IV; the protein is MSEIFETQEEVPEIREKLHRVGITNLRTVAKINWKGKLYTFIPTFEITIDVPEEKKGIHMSRLVESITETMSEAIEEEVSKVHSSLEDLELAIIKRLEKKHPHKRAEIWIKTHLILEKETPASRRKSLETYDVEVGVIKDETKGKLEKVLRVTVIGNTACPHAMANNQGKTHIQRAIATLEIKTNFDEEIALEDMIEVVESSFSSPTYTLLKTVDENAVVQKMYQNPRFVEDVAREIIFKAKQRFKGKIHVKVISLESIHKHDVIAETWYIP
- a CDS encoding DNA topoisomerase IV subunit A; this translates as MLKRERPKERFGYDPQKVLRKLEELGREILKEVRQGKNPYFDIPTRGLNNVYFDEVKRVIRMGDKLSRRYFLNVAHARKFMQTLLIAAYVKRLVSEGKHASLREAYYANKHTIPGTKENTFEDQSESDPIIEDLERMLGVLREEMHLTADRRGYVYGDITIRDGEDEFNTSKLGMGGWAVPGTVEHIQFVDINVDYALVVETAAMADRLIEEKFPKKERALIIATQGQASRGVRRLIHRLHYEEGLPIIVFTDGDPYGWYIYSTIKQGSINLAYLSEKLATPEAKFVGMTMDDIKKYGLENVTEKLKGIPPNKKGGPTGDYKRIIEEMNYPWFKNKEWQRQLKLALEWGVRIEQQALANKSLEFVAKKYLPEKIANEELLP
- a CDS encoding DUF1699 family protein, with amino-acid sequence MRVEVKARNNEELLRKIDEMLNENVREVYINLRPTKEILVRILENAPNVRVIGCPPSLYPKVSKRVVNALRQMGIDIVPMKKSRGRPRKYDETVLLQIRELMKKGKTPKEISRELGIPLRTLYYMINGK
- a CDS encoding KH domain-containing protein encodes the protein MEEEFDKLLKKYEYVDKEGEKESEFGENIDYEAFGEQEEFVRIPKERIGVLIGKKGSTKKKIEEITKTRIEVDSETGEVFISSTEKTDDPLAVWKARDVVMAIGRGFSPERAFRLFNEGEVLEIINLSDIIIGNEKNALPRIRGRIIGRKGRTREIIEEMSGASVSVYGKTVAIIGNPIQVEIAKTAIEKLAKGSPHGTVYKYLERRKKDLELEGGVYYGKG
- a CDS encoding DUF530 family protein, yielding MTTTEELVAQVNKILDDIGIDMAGLFESFDILSLVFHLNRNIEILRDFEEELSRRVGETVPSVRGLDKKEKDPHIRWLYKKKHNRILALERLRSAIVAHKMALALISANYSFYIGNKEIDVKTIKKHEELRRIRVVKKPVILGRLEILPHLAYSGDVLKLLGQESVEAREAFKLIKAKLREKGVVRKKSFRIEVEYWESGRLKKTRLDIPTDADIESELRKRFGKRFRWRVLSYVKTKGVLINNHYTVDNLALAYATFDPERGPELLGLDLFRYYFLTSEKERESLGLYPDIKLCIDCHYSIFDLPFMKEKWFRTGFGSMMIIQKCEIEKMLSGKRSEISNIPNYLLGGAILYGVSPFNEEKVAELLGLDLDKLTEAIRKLVLSGLHTSLFTNVEKFEKFMPKSDKAKRFLELLQG
- a CDS encoding PIN domain-containing protein, coding for MELVIDKPELQILLNLLPDDTLVSYPLYGNFSLLKFRRKGYGYEIEALANPEAFSEILSEKRDSLHDLPNYRDFHECVLASGIIKYANLDEFKKHLESYELLSKRVIFAPDTNIFYHRFISTYPPLRRYELAVVDVVIWEIEQSMNYKYHSRHISALKRILYNSPLLDEFYNRRMKKSRKAAYIALKEFKALKDRIIEVRRVHENTGTNDELIVKSLKRFDKETPSLVILLTADVAMTDIAELEGLEYFLFEYPHEELSIHYATPYQMRTLLFNLAAVFGVIQVGDALIFGEFGGKVKLNELKLKFLHNSIYHEFTFHLKLSRKLRELKIEK